A stretch of DNA from Roseovarius faecimaris:
AGCGCGCGCAGCGCCTCCGCCGGGCCGACCGCCAGGATACGATCCCCCTCGGTCAGCACCGCCTCCACACTCGGCTGTGCGTCATCCATCGTCAGGATCGTGCCGCGACTATAGAGCGTCTGCCCGTTACCCATCTCTGCCCTCCCCGCCGGGGTCTATCCCAAAGAGACCCTCCGCGCCATCTCGGGCGCGAAGGGCCGGAGCCGTGACCCGGGAGCCGGTCACACCATCCACCAGCGCTCCATGATACGCCGGCCGTCGAACCCACGAACCCAACTCAGGTCGCCGTGGGCGATCTTCTCGTTGCGGGCATGCACCTCGTTGGCGAACATCGGGACGATATTGCCCCCCTCGTCGCGCAGGATCACCTGCATCTCGCGATACATCTCGGCGCGCAGCCCCTCGTCCAGCTCCGCCCGGGCCTGCACCAGAAGTTCGTTGAACCGCGGGTGATCCCATTGCGTGTCATTCCACGCCGCCCCGGCGGCAAACCCGGTCGAGAACATCGTGTCCTCGGTCGAATACCCGCCCCAATAGCTCGCGCTCCACGGCTTTTTCATCCACACATCGGACCAGTAGCCATCGTTCGGCTCGCGCACCACGTTGATGTTGATGCCCGCCGCCTTGGCCGACGCCTGGAACAGCACCGCCGCATCCAGCGCCCCGCTATAGGCCGCATCCGAGGCGCTCAGGTTGATCTCGATATCGCCCAGCCCCGATTTCTCGTAATGATGGCGGGCCTTGTCGGGATCGTACTCAAGCTGCTCGATATCCGCCGCGTGATAGCGATAGGACGGCCCGATCGGATGGTCATTGCCCACCACCCCGTGGCCGAACAGGATCTTGTCCACGATCTCCTGCCGGTTGATCGCGTATTTGAGCGCCTGGCGCAGATGCAGATTGTCGAACGGCGCCACTTTCGTGGCCATCGGGAAGGTATAGTGCAGCGGCCCCGCGCCTTCCTCGATCACCACGCCCGGCGTACGCGACATCAGCGCCAGCGTCTTCAGTTCCACCCGGTCGATGCAATCCACCTCGCCGGTGATCAGCGCGTTCTGGCGCGCGGCCGGATCGGTGATCGAATGCAGCTCGACCGAGTCGGCATGTGCCGCCCCGTCCTTCCAGTAATTCGGGTTGCGCTCGAACTCATAGCGCTGGCCCGGCTGTTCGGTCTTCAGGATATACCCGCCCGAGCCGCCCGCCTTCCAGTCGATGCCGCCATCCTTGGCCGGATAGATGCCAAAGGTGGCCTCGTTGAAGTTGAACGGGAAATCCGCATTGCCGTTCTCAAGCGTGAAGACAACCGTATTGCCGTCGGCGCTGATATCGGTCACCGCCGCCATCACCGGCTTACCAACCGACTTGGAGTCGTCGCCGCGGTGATAGTTGATCGAGGCAATCACATCCTCGGCGGTCATCGTCTTGCCATTGTGGAACTCGACCCCGTCGCGCAGCTTGAACGTCCAGACCCGCGCATCGGGCGACGACCCCCACTCGGTGGCAAGCGATCCCACCAGATTGCCCTGCGCATCAAGTTCGGTCAGCGTGTTGGCCACGCCATAGGCCACCACCCATTGCAGACCATTGGTCAGCGTCGCCGGGTCCAGCGTGTCGGACGTGGCGCCATGCCCCATGGCAAGCCGCATATGCCCGCCCTTGACCGGCGTGGCGGCATGGGCCTTGTCAAACAGACCTGCCCCGACACTCAGCGCCATACCCAGGGCCGTGCTCCGCCCAAGAAACTCGCGTCGAGACATGCGGCCCTTCTGGGCCTCACGGATCAACCATTGTGCATGCTTTTCCTGTGCCGTCATTTTCTTTCTCCCCAAATGTGCCGGCCGCAAGGCCGCGCCATGGCCTGAGATTTGGAAAAAAGCTTGATTCTGAAAACTTCGCGGATGTACGCTATTGTTAGCGATCTGACGCTATATACCTGCAACCCGCGAACCATATACCATCGTGTCCGACACTTTCCCGAAAAACCTGCGCAGCCTCTGCGCCGAGTATGGCTCGATCGCCGAGGTTTGCCGTGGCGTCGGGATCAACCGGCAGCAATTCAGCCGCTATCTCAGCGGCGCCGGGATGCCCTCCGCCCATAACCTGCGCCGCATCGCCCGTTACTTCTCGATCAGCGAGGCCGACCTGTTCGCCAACCACCAGGACTTCACCCAGCGGCATATCCTCAACCAGAAGCGGGCGGCGCACGGTCCCGTGGA
This window harbors:
- a CDS encoding ABC transporter substrate-binding protein, with the translated sequence MSRREFLGRSTALGMALSVGAGLFDKAHAATPVKGGHMRLAMGHGATSDTLDPATLTNGLQWVVAYGVANTLTELDAQGNLVGSLATEWGSSPDARVWTFKLRDGVEFHNGKTMTAEDVIASINYHRGDDSKSVGKPVMAAVTDISADGNTVVFTLENGNADFPFNFNEATFGIYPAKDGGIDWKAGGSGGYILKTEQPGQRYEFERNPNYWKDGAAHADSVELHSITDPAARQNALITGEVDCIDRVELKTLALMSRTPGVVIEEGAGPLHYTFPMATKVAPFDNLHLRQALKYAINRQEIVDKILFGHGVVGNDHPIGPSYRYHAADIEQLEYDPDKARHHYEKSGLGDIEINLSASDAAYSGALDAAVLFQASAKAAGININVVREPNDGYWSDVWMKKPWSASYWGGYSTEDTMFSTGFAAGAAWNDTQWDHPRFNELLVQARAELDEGLRAEMYREMQVILRDEGGNIVPMFANEVHARNEKIAHGDLSWVRGFDGRRIMERWWMV